The sequence AAATTAAAACTGTACAGATCTGATCAACTTGGAAATCACTTATATTAACAGTTTGTTCACAAAAGCAAAAACcaccaatttaataacaaaagataatgtactgagaaaaattatattcttaaaaACATTAATGGCAAAGATTCACTGTAACAATATATTTTGCTCAAAGAACTAAAATCATTCAACTTACATTACataaaaaagacttggaaaaatatttcatttccgTTTAGAGAAATTatgataaaaaacatttttaaatatatcacCTTCCAAAtgacaaagaaaaaaagtttcaaaGTGCTTCAACTTTAACCTTCAACAACACATCAGAGTCAATCATGAACTGTTTCAACGCACGGATCGGGATAGAGAAACATCTCTCCGACACAAACACGCTGTTGGTGTTGACAGTGTCGGCGATGGCAGGGGCCCAGTACACGGACGAAGCTTCCTGTCCTTGCAGTTTGATCTCGTAAAGGAACTTCTTGGTGCATTCGCTCGTCACGTGCTGCACACACATCATCATCTTCCCGTTTGCCACCTCCTGTTTCACGTGCACCCAGAACAGCTCTCTGAAGTCTTTGAAGAGGAACACCATCCACCCGTTAGTCTTTGACGACAGCCAGTCCCAGGTGACGAGTGCCATGTGGTACCCTGCATCATTCTGCATGAGCTGTGTGGGATGGTCGGTGACCACGTGGTCCATTAAATTTGTCACTGACCCCCTCCACTTGCACATTCGGACAGCACACCTGGTGAAAAACAAGTAGCAGCTGTagatacaataatggtttgtactaCGAGCATGGAAATTTCCATTCTTCCTTTAACAAGATCACACACAACACCAGCTTGCTCAAGAAAGACACCAACGTAGTTCACTAGTCAGGGACTAGCAGTGCAATGTTGCCAATATTGATGCACTACCACCTCTCTCAGACCAGAATACTTACAGAAACTTGGCCCCAGCTGAGTGTGCTACTGCGTTCCTCAAGCAATACCTTGTAGCAGACAGCAATGATGAAGTGAGTAGGTACTCCCTGTTTCTTTATCACTTTCCCATGATTGGTAAATTTCGAGCCATTCTCATTCAAAATTGGCCGACTTTAAAAACTGCTTCAAGAAAGTACGCTAAAGTTTAACAGTTTTAGGATAAGTATGTAGTGTATGCCGGTAGCAAAACAGCACAAAAAACATGCATTTTTACAGTTTATACATAACATACTTAAATGTGAACTCCTCATTATCCGTTGAATTGATTTTTTACTAGCAAAAAAAGGTAAATTAGAATTATAACATAAATGAAACCAGAGATGTAACCATTGTGTAAGTAATTTAACACAGAATTCAGGTTTCGAGAAAACATTTTTCTAACTTACAGCAAACCTAACAGACAACCAGCAACACCTAATATGTAATACATTAATTTTAGAATGGGATATTATTGTTTAAATCATGATTGGTAACTTTCTTGATATGTACAATTTTTATTTCCCAAGTCCAACATGTTTCAAAAATTTGATATTAAGTATAATGTATTACTACTGTATTACTACCTGTAAGAAAATCTTAACAAAAAACTAAATTCAAAATCTACATTTTGCTAACTATAAGTTGTAATTAAACTTTGAGtaacataaaatgttaaaaatatctaAGTTAgaatgtaaatacatatttacagaaatcttaataattttttttttctttccagagtAACCACttcaatatacaaaataaaataaataattcacaaTATTGAATATTAAAGTATGAAAGATGTC comes from Bacillus rossius redtenbacheri isolate Brsri chromosome 4 unlocalized genomic scaffold, Brsri_v3 Brsri_v3_scf4_2, whole genome shotgun sequence and encodes:
- the LOC134542502 gene encoding E3 ubiquitin-protein ligase sina-like translates to MSAHLADLSSSLLSVLECPVCFMYMSSPIRQCRNGHNICSECIKKVHSCPTCRSEFIETRNHPLEEIASKMEFPCEFKGQGCPVTLKFEELKKHNKVCTYGNRRCAVRMCKWRGSVTNLMDHVVTDHPTQLMQNDAGYHMALVTWDWLSSKTNGWMVFLFKDFRELFWVHVKQEVANGKMMMCVQHVTSECTKKFLYEIKLQGQEASSVYWAPAIADTVNTNSVFVSERCFSIPIRALKQFMIDSDVLLKVKVEAL